The nucleotide window TATTTGATAATACAATTGTACACTGTTAGTGTAGTTAAGTGTTTGAAACTACAAGCACACTCCTAACCTGTGGGGGGAACTCCGTGAACTGGTTGTGGTTGAGGCTGAGTTCTGTCAGGTTGTCCAGCTTCTTGACCTCTCCAGCGACCTTGGTGATGAGGTTACGAGACAGGCCAAGACGTTCCAGCTTTCTCAAGGTGCAAATCTGTGGAAATGTAGGTGAATAGTCAAGAATTGTACTGTGCTTACTGgatcattatgttttttttcctcacaGCAATTTTATGATGTTGGACACTTCTCTATGACTGATTATATGACTTATTCAATGGATAAAATATACTGAACATTTTACGATGTGGCAAGAACCAACTgaatcttcctttttttcttgataGCTTGGATGACATCTCAAACTACCAAATTAGCATGCTTCATCATACAAACTTTATAGAAAGCAAGTTCATAGAAAGGAGCAAAGCCTTTCCCTTACATCTGTACATTGTGCTCATTTAATCTAGGCTGTTTGAAACAAAGCTGACCTCCTTTGGCAGCTCCCTGAACTGGTTGCCGTTGAGCAGCAGAACTCGGAGTTTCCGTAGATGGGAGATCTCAGCTGGGACCTGATCCACCTGTAGGATACAGACTCTCACTCAATGGCAGGGCAACACAGATCAGGATAATACATTCACTAAGACTTGATACATACAAGACTTCCCTCAAGCAAAGGGAAGGGTAGTCAGAAGCATTTGGTAGCTGTGTTTCAATTTCTTTTAAGAATGTGGTGCTCAAACTGGATGTTTGATGTcatgtgaaataaaaccacttttAATAATTAGATTCATCTTTCTTTAAGAAATGCATGAGGCATTTATCACCATtatcatccactggtttctgcatctgtttCTGAAGTCATGAGGCATTGATAGAGTAAAACTTATTGAAAATTGATTGAGATCATTTGATGTTTCTACCAAAAAGCTTTAAATGCTCTGGAATTTTTGACCACACTTCATTACTACTAGTCCTCAGTTTAGCAAatgtgtgacctctgacctggtTATTGTTCATGCCCAGATACTCCAGCTGAACCAGCACACAGAGGCAGTCTGGGAAGTCCTCCAGCGCATTACTGCTCAGCTCCAGCTGTTTGATGTGGACCAGGTTCGAAAACTCAGTCCTGGAAAAGAAATTACAAGATGATATTATAGGGACTTGCCTTTAACGTCAAGTCAGAATGTTAGTATTCAGGATATCATGATGAATAAGAGCAATGAAAACATCTAGAacatgactttaaaaaaaaatcaaaacggaAACCGGAAAATGCCTTTTGCAGAAACATGTTTTCTGCCATCTTGTAACATACACAGCGACACCAAGGACATTCCTTCAGGCATCCGTGACCTTCTACAGTAAAATGATCCACCAAAATGACTGTTACTGGTTGGAAAGTTTGTGTCTTTTCATATATATGGCCAGATTGTGAACAGGCCAGCTAAGTGGCAACCAACATTAGTGGGTAgagttcagtactaaggacagtaACATACATCCATGTATAGGTGGTATAACTAaatgttcagcactaaggacagtgcTATATAAAACAGGATTTTATCTATCAGAACAAAGGCCAAAAATGGTTGTATCCTGTTACCCTCAAGTCCATCATaacatgaacaaacaaacaaacaaacagactcacAGCAGCTCAGGAATCCTGCTGCCCTCGAGTGAGAGCAGCTCCAGGTCATACATGGAGCACGAGAGCCAAAGTCCATcatagcacacacacaaacaaacagacagacagacagacagacagacagactcacGGCAGCTCAGGAATGCTGTTGCCCTCCAGAGACAGCAGCTCAAGGTCGTACATGGAGCACATGCCCAGTGGTAGATGGTCCATCTGGTTATGGTTCAGCCCAAACTGCTGAACCCGCTTCAGGTTAGCGATCTCAACTGGCAGGGAGTCGATCTTGTTACCAGTCATGGCTACAATCTGTAACACAACCAGACATTTGGGTAACCAGTTATGGCTACAGTCTGTAATACAAATAGACATTCAGGTTAGCGATCTCCACTGGCAGGGAGTTGATCTTGTTACCAGTCATGGCTACAATCTGTAACACAAATAGACATTTGGGTAACCAGTTATGGCTACAGTCTGTAATACAACCAGACATTCAGGTTAGCGATCTCCACTGGCAGGGAGTTGATCTTGTTACCAGTCATGGCTACAATCtgtaacacaaacagacattcaGATAACCGGTCATGGCTACAGTCTGTAATACAACCAGACATTCTGGTTAGCGATCTCCACTGGCAGGGAGTCGATCTTGTCACCCGTCATGGCCACAATCTGGGAACGCAGAAAACAAGACATAAGAACAGACAACCATTTACATTATGGGTGTGGGTGTATTGCACTCTtccaattccaataaaatccaaaatcCAAATTGAAACAGACAagcttaaagcccctgtcacacattcagtaCCTTCTTTCCCACAACTGCTCCTGATCAAGGTCGTCGCTGGGTTAGAAGTTACCTGGAATCCATTGTATTCTaactccagtttgctcctctgatcacatccaagcagaatacCATGTTCCCAACTTAAAAATTTTATAGTCGGCTAGCTCAGACAACTTTTAAAGACTGGTAGGCAACCTTGCCGAGCAACTCCCAACTACAGAAAACCTTGCTCATATCAGTTCTTTGCTTCACTTTAACATTGAGAGGGTGAATTTCTTTGTTATAGTGTAGCCAGTTTAACTCTACCATCAACATCAAATCTGATGCAGTGAATGCCCCTTCAGTTCAAgagcaagttgctagggggcccaaacctacaccacttctttcgtacatcacaagctatctaccaccaaaaaaaCCAAGACCATaccacatccaggtcaaaagataccaacaatggaagttctgctgaagtaccaaggttacataccagggggcccaaaatcaaccttgacttttgtcttcccagCGCCTGCCCAATAtcataatccatcgagaggatcttgagttatgctgactacgaTAGTacgaaaacacagacacacccaaaactatatgtccatttttcatggagataataagctTCCACAAACCTGTAGCTCCGTTAGTATGCAGATGTCATCTGGGATGTACTCGATGCTGTTGTTCCCGATGTACAGTTCCTTCAGGTTAACCAGGCTGGCCATGTGTTCAGGTAGCGCCTTCAGTCTGTTACTGTCGAGACCTAACGTCTCCAGGTAACTCAGCTCAGAAATCTCATCTGGGAGGACCTAGATGTGTGAGAACAGAAGAAAATCCTGTAAACTCTCTaccctacatgtattatatagtcATGTGTCCAGGTAGGGCCAGCAGGTAGTTACTGTCAAGTCCTAACGTCTCCAAGTAACTCAGCTCACAGATCAAGTCTGGTAGGACCTAGATGTGTGAGAACAGAAGAAAATCCTGTAAACTCTCTaccctacatgtattatatagtcATGGGTCCAGGTAGGGCCTTCAGTCGATTACTATCCAGCCCTAACGTCTCCAGGTAACTCAGCTCAGAAATCTCGTCTGGGAGGACCTAGATGTGTGAGAACAGAAGAAAGTCCTGTAAACTCTCTACCCTACATGTGTTATATAGTCATGTGTTCAGGTGGTTACTGTCAAGTCCTAATGTCCTCAGATAACTCAGCTCACTGATCTCATCTGGGAGGACCTAGGATTGTAGGAACAGAAGAAAATAGTCATGTGTTCAGGTAGCGCCTTCAGTCGGTTACTGTCCAATCATTACGTTTCCAGGTAACTCAGCTCATAGATCTCATCTGGGAGAACCTAGACATGTAGCAGGTGattgtcttctgcatcctctcAGTTGTCAGTCTGACAGCAAGGGATGCAGagacaaccacacctgtcctgcaTTTCAGGTAGGAACAATtcgtagttacatgtatgtactgtttGTGTAAAGAACTTTAATTCTTATCCATCATTCCTACCTCCAGGTGGTTACTGTTGAGCCCGAGGATGCGCAGCTCCTTCAGTCTGCCCAGCTGCGGGGAGAGCGACTTGAGCTGGTTGTTGGACAGGGCCAGCTCCTCCAGACATTCCAGCCAGTACAGCTGCAGGGAAAGGTCAAGATCAGGTCatgggaaggtcaaggtcaggtcatgagagaaaacagatctacagtaCTACATGTGTGACTTGAACTGCTTGTTGGACAGGGCCAGCTCCTCCAGGCACTCCAGCCAGTCCAGCTGcaggggaaggtcaaggtcagatcatgggaaggtcaaggtcaggtcATGAGAGAGAACAGATCTACAGTACTACATGTGTGACTTGAGCTGGTTGTTGGACAGGGCCAACTCCTCCAGACACTCCAGCCAGTACAGCTGcaggggaaggtcaaggtcaggtcATGGGAAGATCGAGGACAGGTCatgggaaggtcaaggtcaggtcATGAGAGGGAACAGACCTACAGTACTACATGTGCAACTTCAGCTGGTTGTTGGACAGGGCCAGCACAAGACTTAAGTTGATAGGCCAGAGAGTTTCAAGAAATGTCATGGACATGCTAGCAAAACAGGTTGCTGCTACAGACCTGTACAGGCAGGTATTGGATCTCGTTGTCGTTGAGCAGGAGTTCCCGCAGGCTGGACAGGTTCTCCATCTCGGCCGGCAGGTGCTTCAGCCCGTTCCCCGACAGGCCCAGCTTTATCAGCTCGTCCAGCTCACAGATGCCCTTCGGCACACGCTCCAGTCTGGGGGAACAGAGGTGGGAGACCATGTTAGAACAGCAGTGGGAATGCATGTTATAGAACAGCAGTGGGAGACCATGTTAGAACAGCAGTGGGAATGCATGTTATAGAACAGCAGTGGGAGACCATGTTAGAATAGCAGTGGAATGCATGTTATAGAACAGCAGTGGGAGACTGTCTTAGAACAGCAGTGGGAGGCCATGTCAGAACATCAGTGAGAGACCGTGTTAGAACATCAGTGGGAGACCATGTCAGAACAGCTGTGGGAGACCATGTTAGAACAGAAGTGGGAATGAATGCAATAGAACAGCAGTGGGAGACCATCTTAGAACAGCAGTGGGAGGCCATGTCAGAACATCAGTGGGAGACCGTGTTAGAACATCAGTGGGAGACCATGTCAGAACAACAGTGGGAGACCAGGTCAGAACAACAGTGGGAGGACCATTTCAGAACAGTAGTGGGAGACCATATGAAAGCAGCAACGGGAGACCATGTTAGAAAAGCAGTGAAcatactgaacagtacaagccaCACCAGCTCAGCATGGTCCCCTACTCTTTGAATTTATTGTGCttgtgaaataaagaaatacctCACAAAGTGGTGCATGATGGCTTATGTGTGAAAAGTTGCTTGATTTACATGACCAGCTGATATGTGCCTGTAACGCTGGTTTGTTATGTAGAAGGGGAATCAATACACCAGATTCTAACCCTGACCTGTTATTGTCCAGTCCCAGGATCTTCATCTTGGTGAGGTTCTTGATGCCGGTGGGGAGCGTGGTGATCTTGTTATCGTTCAGCCCGAGGACCTCCAGCTGCTGCAGCAAGCACACCTCGTCAGGCAGGGAGGAAAGGCTGTTCCTGTTGGCATACCTGGGGAAGATGCAGAAGAAAGTGTGATTCACAGAAGTCAGGTGTACATGGGCCAGAACAGCTTAGAATGGGCAGATTGACATGTACAGGATGTCAAGTGAGCCAGAGGTGCCGAGAATGTTGTTAAGTGTGTACGAGGAGAACAGGATGAGATTTGGGTTTGACTtggtatgaaaaaaaacaagttacttaaaaaaaaatgcaatgccATCCAAGACTTTGAGCATACCTGAGGACCATATGAAAGAGTGGGATGTAGAGGGGCCTTTGATGGAAGCCTTAGCGGAAGATGCAGAagaaatttttttattttattttattcatagaTGTTTACTAGAGTATTAGGCATGAAGCGattgcttatttgaagccttctactcaacacatacaacagAGAGACAAAATGGCATGCATAAacacaaaatggataaaaggaaaataacagtagacagtacaagttggCATCCATCATTAAATGAATCCGCCTGTACAACAGAAGAAAGTGTGATTCACAGAAGGCGTACGCGGGCCAGAACAGCTTAGAATGGGCGCGTTGACAGGATGTCACAAGTGAGCCAAAGGTGCCAAGAATGTTGTTAAGGtggcagtacacagtatttgtccgcgacccccggggtctatgacgcggggtaagaaaatagtgcgcacTAAATCGTGGACCTCATGTATACACTTgaacgtgaaagccagcgaggcatgAACTTTACTGAATGATAGCATAATAAGTCGGCATTTCGATCGTATGAGTAAGATTGTGAAGCTTGCCGATTCGGTGTAtacatgcgcgtgacctttgcagcagccagcctgggtgagtcggctgcagttcgtaTGACCTCGCATGACCCCATTCCAAAGAGGGCGCcagaacgtaaaaaaaacacaacttttttttgttttcagttatattgTAGAAAGTACCCTCAATTTAAACATATCCGTTTGCCGTGCTTCAGAAATGCACCGCACTATATTTTTTTCGGCGTCGACCTCAGtcagtttgtggtccttaactatagaaatccccataggcgaaaaactgtgttctgccaccTTGAACCAAATCGGGAATTGGCCAGAAATGGGCCAACGACGTCATATACGGCCGAATTTGTATGATATATCAACTATTGGCGTTGGTTCGCTTGGAATGCACCAGTTGCTTTCACCGTCAAACCGccgtttccatggtaacggccACTTACGCGCCTCcctatgcttaactatgggacttggcTTGGAAGTGCCATTGCCCCGACacgcgtctcccccccccctttttctggcgcaactaaacctaaacccaactctaaatgactctgaacgttagcatatgaaccgatgaacccttttcagaataaaaagttaaccagaatagtaaatttgtccAGATAGTGAGACCACTAAACCGCCCCTCAAAATGTCAGATAGGCCATGTACGGGGCCTACACCTATGCAGggcgccaaagtgcaaagttggcgataTCTCAACAACCATTCGGATTTctgagctaaaatttggtacaaatcttcagcttgacttgttttattgattgaatgaaaaaaaagtcaagttcaagttttctTGAACCAAATCGGGAATTGGCCAGAAATGGGCCAACGACGTCATATACGGCCGAATTTGTATGGTATATCAACTATTGGCGTTGGTTCGCTTGGAATGCACCAGTTGCTTTCACCGTCAAACCGccgtttccatggtaacggccACTTACGCGCCTCcctatgcttaactatgggacttggcTTGGAAGTGCCATTGCCCCGACacgcgtctcccccccccctttttctggcgcaactaaacctaaacccaactctaaatgactctgaacgttagcatatgaaccgatgaacccttttcagaataaaaagttaaccagaatagtaaatttgtccAGATAGTGAGACCACTAAACCGCCCCTCAAAATGTCAGATAGGCCATGTACGGGGCCTACACCTATGCAGggcgccaaagtgcaaagttggcgataTCTCAACAACCATTCGGATTTctgagctaaaatttggtacaaatcttcagcttgacttgttttattgattgaatgaaaaaaaagtcaagttcaagttttctTAAGGtggcagtacacagtatttgtccgcgacccccggggtctatgacgcggggtaagaaaatagtgcgcacTAAATCGTGGACCTCATGTATACACTTgaacgtgaaagccagcgaggcatgAACTTTACTGAATGATAGCATAATAAGTCGGCATTTCGATCGTATGAGTAAGATTGTGAAGCTTGCCGATTCGGTGTAtacatgcgcgtgacctttgcagcagccagcctgggtgagtcggctgcagttcgtaTGACCTCGCATGACCCCATTCCAAAGAGGGCGCcagaacgtaaaaaaaacacaacttttttttgttttcagttatattgTAGAAAGTACCCTCAATTTAAACATATCCGTTTGCCGTGCTTCAGAAATGCACCGTACTATATTTTTTTCGGCGTCGACCTCAGtcagtttgtggtccttaactatagaaatccccataggcgaaaaactgtgttctgccaccTTAAGTGTGTACGAGGAGAACAGGATGAGATTTGGGTTTGACTTGGTATGAAAACAAACCAGGTTACTCTCTTAAGTTCCATTACTTTCCAAGATTTTGAGCGATCATCTTGGACGCTGGCATGATGGTTCAACtcgaagcagatctatcggtagcaaagacagtatccaactggcagaagcaGTTCAATGGCGATAATACAGCTCTTGCCAGTTGCATACTGTcgttgccaccaatagatctgcttggagattagtcaaaGAGACCCCTTCTGACTCAATACAGTTTTtaattatgaatcatacattTGGGCACAATGGTAAACTTTCTTAGCATCGCTGCCAtgactgttttaatgtgtctTCATGACAACACAACTGCCGCAGTAACTCACAGCTGGTTGAGCTGCTTGAGGTTGCCGATGTCCCGCGGCAGCTCGGTGAGCTGGTTCCCGCTGACCTCCAGAACCTTCATGGCCTGCAGGCAGAacagggaggggggcaggctgGGCAGCTGGTTATCCTGAATGGCTAGCACCTGGAACAAAGTTGAGAATTTAGAACACAATCTTACAGTTTACCATACTATAACTGCCCTggcctacatgtacaccagTTCATAGAATAACTACACACGTCCATCCATCCGTTAAGTTTGGTACAGTTACTAATTCATTTGCAActttaaactgtaaaaaaaaagtgtaagACCTGATCCCACATACCATgttgacatacaatgtacatgtactcctaCATTTCTCATACAGATGTATTAACATATCATGCATCTTTCAAGCATTATGCCCAATAAGAACCTGCCTGAATGCAATCGTTGAGTACCTTTTTTGTGTATTACtattacagtaactgcagtAACTACAACTCACATACTTCCATCAttccaggggttcatctaaagaaGGGAACAGGGTCGCATGCCCTGTACATGCGTCCCCTTACCCTGTACATGCGTCCCCTTACCCTGTACATGCGTCCCCTTACCCTGTACATGCGTCCCCTTACCCTGTACATGCGTCCCCTTACCCTGTACATGcgtccccttaccctggggagcagattctctgacaatCATAAAATTCTGATTAACCTGAGGGATGTTTCTAGGTCACCTgaggccacagtcttcaactgtgacctgtctgtaattttgcccctcaggaagccaaagAAATCCTAATTTTAATctaaaattctctaaaactccacactCCAAACCATCCACCCACTTGGTTGCTCTGCGACCTCGCATTGCTCCCCCTTCAAATTTTTTCCTGTACCCCTGTAATTCCAGACGACAGAAGCCTGTCTCCCACTCACCTGGACTTTGTTGAGTTTCTTGATCTCCCTGGGGACGTGGCTGATTCCGTTGTTGCCTAGGAACAGGCAGTTCAGCTCCTCCATGGTGAAGATGTCAGGCGGAATCTCGCTCAGCTCGCGGCCGTGGAGACTCAGGCAGAACTTCCCGCTGCCGCTCACGTACACCTGGGGGGGAAGAGAAGTCGGTcatctccttttttttttaacgaactcgctcagtgcaaggccgtagggggccactcatcgaagcactgaactaattcttactgcagcagcatctcttcaccctaggccagaaatatcaatgctcaagacaagcatgacttcgctgacccattaggagaagcaggggttacgaaggctgctcggcaAATTCCCCAcaccatttaggccggaatgttttgagcCACTCAAAGGCAATACAGTTctgcaaccactcaagggactgagccaAAATagttgctcaggacagggtggaGTTAACAGTGAAGAGAGGGATGGGTTTGTTTCAATgcggcttgtgactggaggtggttgcctgtacCAGATGGTTGCTTGAccagtttgactgtattaccTTAAAAGCAAGTTATAAATCGACAAAAGAACTACTATATGCGACTGTATGTTACTCTTATTTAAGTAAACCGTCAACGGTTTTTGCTCCCTATAGGCTATAGTATATAGCATATCATTCAGCATATCATTAGTGGAAAAAAGCCATCTGTAGTCccagtatttgaattttttggGGCACAGTGAGTCAAAACAGGAGCTTGCAACTTTGTGCAGTAATGTGTTATCAACAAACAAGCTATCTGTTATCCTGCATCAAAGCTAGCAAACCACAGATACTCTGTACGACTGTTTAGCCACAACAGGTGTCATTCCAGGTATGTCTCCTGCCACTAAACTGCCGTCCGCAAGGAAACAGCCGCTTCCCATCCAATTACACAGTTGTTTTTCCAGCTGTAATGAGATGAAATCACCATGGTAACCTTGTAGCCATGGCGACAGAATCTCATCTCAGCCTGGACAACCAGGAAacagctatttcccgtccaattAAAATTTCTCTTTCTGGCTGTAACAAGATTatatcaccatggcaacatgtTGCCGTGGCAACAGAGCCTGACCTCAGCCTGGATGTCGTCGGGCTGGTCCAGCGAGGTGCTGCT belongs to Branchiostoma lanceolatum isolate klBraLanc5 chromosome 15, klBraLanc5.hap2, whole genome shotgun sequence and includes:
- the LOC136421248 gene encoding leucine-rich repeat and death domain-containing protein 1-like isoform X1; translated protein: MATKVRLISMSRGSSTSLDQPDDIQAEVYVSGSGKFCLSLHGRELSEIPPDIFTMEELNCLFLGNNGISHVPREIKKLNKVQVLAIQDNQLPSLPPSLFCLQAMKVLEVSGNQLTELPRDIGNLKQLNQLYANRNSLSSLPDEVCLLQQLEVLGLNDNKITTLPTGIKNLTKMKILGLDNNRLERVPKGICELDELIKLGLSGNGLKHLPAEMENLSSLRELLLNDNEIQYLPVQLYWLECLEELALSNNQLKSLSPQLGRLKELRILGLNSNHLEVLPDEISELSYLETLGLDSNRLKALPEHMASLVNLKELYIGNNSIEYIPDDICILTELQIVAMTGNKIDSLPVEIANLKRVQQFGLNHNQMDHLPLGMCSMYDLELLSLEGNSIPELPTEFSNLVHIKQLELSSNALEDFPDCLCVLVQLEYLGMNNNQVDQVPAEISHLRKLRVLLLNGNQFRELPKEICTLRKLERLGLSRNLITKVAGEVKKLDNLTELSLNHNQFTEFPPQVCYIPNLQLLTFDQSGGPGVRALPDEIAELQHVTELVLDNNSIMVLPSVMGTMSNLLHLSLCNNQLVFVPESLCELPQLRSLQLQGNQLQRLPNNFGHLAKEVELNLTGNPLTRPPTVVCDGGKVTPIGRYLRKAEQRDELLLQKMVQCVQSSITTKDVYTTVLPKLRLPKDALEVLAGMGRHAPIPDKLRVAMARWKELQATPAAGVERLIRIFDVLDIQDILNKLKTMKIRAQQHRL
- the LOC136421248 gene encoding leucine-rich repeat and death domain-containing protein 1-like isoform X2, translated to MATKVRLISMSRGSSTSLDQPDDIQAEVYVSGSGKFCLSLHGRELSEIPPDIFTMEELNCLFLGNNGISHVPREIKKLNKVQVLAIQDNQLPSLPPSLFCLQAMKVLEVSGNQLTELPRDIGNLKQLNQLYANRNSLSSLPDEVCLLQQLEVLGLNDNKITTLPTGIKNLTKMKILGLDNNRLERVPKGICELDELIKLGLSGNGLKHLPAEMENLSSLRELLLNDNEIQYLPVQLYWLECLEELALSNNQLKSLSPQLGRLKELRILGLNSNHLEVLPDEISELSYLETLGLDSNRLKALPEHMASLVNLKELYIGNNSIEYIPDDICILTELQIVAMTGNKIDSLPVEIANLKRVQQFGLNHNQMDHLPLGMCSMYDLELLSLEGNSIPELPTEFSNLVHIKQLELSSNALEDFPDCLCVLVQLEYLGMNNNQVDQVPAEISHLRKLRVLLLNGNQFRELPKEICTLRKLERLGLSRNLITKVAGEVKKLDNLTELSLNHNQFTEFPPQVCYIPNLQLLTFDQSGGPGVRALPDEIAELQHVTELVLDNNSIMVLPSVMGTMSNLLHLSLPNNQLVYVPDNQS